The DNA window CCGCCTTGATCGCGCTTGGCCTTGTCGCTACGAAATCCAGCAAGTGATCCCGCCACCAACGCAGGCGTTTATCAGCATCCCGCAGACGATCAAGTGCAACAAGGGGCCTCGTTGAGCACCATGGACGCGCACGCGCGAGGTCTGATCGAGGTCGCCTCTTTTCGTCTTTTCCGCCCATGCCAGAAGGTGTAGGTAGCGTCCGGCGATGACTCCTCTTCGGCCGGTCCAGTCACACGGTCAGCGTCGAGTGTGTGACTGGTTACCGTCGGTAAACGGACCTCGGCGCCCGCGCGGCGCCGAACGTCCCCCTTCCGCTATACCAATGGCAACTCCCGACCCGTTGCTGTCCGTGCGCCGGCGGGTTAACTCAGCCTGGCAACAATTTCCAGCAATCGATCGAAGTCGACCGGCTTGACCAGATGCTGGTCGAATCCAGCTGCACGCGAGCGCTGTTCGTCCTCCGGGAGCCCGTATCCCGTCAGCGCGACGAGCGTCGGTTTGCCGCCCAGCTCGCGTCTTATGGCTTTCGCCACTTCGTAGCCATTCATCTGCGGCAGTCCGATATCTACGATGGCGATGTCAGGATGCCACTGCGCGGCCTTTGCGAGGCCAGCGATGCCATCAGGCGCCACTTCTACGCTGTGCCCATTCAGTTCGAGCACGCGCTTGAGGCTCTCGCGCGAATCCGGGTCGTCCTCCACCAGCAGGATTCTCACCTGTTCGATTGCGCCGTATCTCGGCACCGCCTCCCTGGGCGCTGGCGCTGGCGCTGGCGCAAGCACCGGGACGGCGGGCAGGGACACCGTGAACGTGGTGCCCCGATTGTGACCTTCGCTCGAGACGGAAACCGAACCGCCATGGAGCTGCACCAGGCGCTGCACGAGCGTGAGTCCGATACCGAGCCCGCCTTTCGCTCGGTCGAGCGCCTGAGGTACCTGGTAGAAAAGGTCGAATATGCGCCCGAGGTGTTCAGGCTCGATTCCGATGCCGGTGTCGGCCACGCGCAAGATGGCGCTGACTCCCTGCTGCTCGACCTCTACCCGAATGCGCCCCTCTGCAGGTGTGTGCGCGGTGGCATTGGACAACAAGTTGCTCAAGACTTGCTCCAGCCGCGCTGGATCCGCTTCGACCCACACCGGCTTTGCTTCGACGGTTATTGCGTGTTCCTTGTCCCTCGCCTGCAATGCACTGACCGCGTTCTGCACGGCCTTCAGAAGGTTCACGGGTTTGACTTCGAGGCTGATCTTTCCGGAGACGATGCGGTTCACATCGAGGAGGTCGTCGATGAGCCGGCGGAGCTGACCCGACTGCCGCGAAATCATCTCACTCGCGAACCGGACAACTTTCGGATCGCCATTCTGCATCTGCAACAGAGCCCCGGCATTCGAGATAGCGCCAAGCGGGTTGCGCAGCTCGTGACCGAGCATAGCGAGAAACTCGTCCTTCGACTTGTTCTGAGCTTCGGCGAGTTCGCGGTGTTCGCGTTCGCGTTCGAGCAGCTCCCGCAGCCGCGTGCCGGCCCTCTGATGCGCTTGCCCGAGCGCCTGCAGCTCCACGATAGAACTGCCGGTACCGGCAACTGGCGTCCCACTCGCCAGCGTGTCCGCTTCG is part of the Betaproteobacteria bacterium genome and encodes:
- a CDS encoding response regulator, whose protein sequence is MTGIRRKFLREGVTIRTYLLALVLAAVIPLGAFVAALLYVISSKQEAEMESAVLESAEALAAAIESNIDSGLKRMVVLANESSLHVGNIDQFAQRCREAVSGSPDWRSLLLSASDGTQLVNTLSPLSTSLPSGLGLPWVKQAFDTGKPVVSRLFIGRISKQPIVGLAIPVTLQGSVQYVLASGLDLGFLRDLITRGVGVEGGVAVLLDQELTYIARSNASESLADGFAPSRLRQQISARVKGVGNFRTDEGLEVVGSWVRMPQSGWTVLVANPLAAHRSTWLSYIALLGAICLFVAGAGAVAARLLAQRIAQDVHKLGAEADTLASGTPVAGTGSSIVELQALGQAHQRAGTRLRELLEREREHRELAEAQNKSKDEFLAMLGHELRNPLGAISNAGALLQMQNGDPKVVRFASEMISRQSGQLRRLIDDLLDVNRIVSGKISLEVKPVNLLKAVQNAVSALQARDKEHAITVEAKPVWVEADPARLEQVLSNLLSNATAHTPAEGRIRVEVEQQGVSAILRVADTGIGIEPEHLGRIFDLFYQVPQALDRAKGGLGIGLTLVQRLVQLHGGSVSVSSEGHNRGTTFTVSLPAVPVLAPAPAPAPREAVPRYGAIEQVRILLVEDDPDSRESLKRVLELNGHSVEVAPDGIAGLAKAAQWHPDIAIVDIGLPQMNGYEVAKAIRRELGGKPTLVALTGYGLPEDEQRSRAAGFDQHLVKPVDFDRLLEIVARLS